The Lacipirellula parvula genome window below encodes:
- a CDS encoding molybdopterin-dependent oxidoreductase, with protein sequence MRKVKTGGGWPALLYTFRKGREAGGIWQLWKAMRTKNACKTCALGMGGQRGGMVNEAGHFPEVCKKSLQAMVADMQGAITPDFWAKYGPDELRGLSPRELENCGRLTQPVLYTPALKRFQPISWEDAFHRIVGKLRELTPDETFWYFSGRSSNEAGFLLQMFARLYGTNNVNNCSFYCHQASGVGLTSVTGSGTATVTLDDVEKSDMVFVIGGNPASNHPRIMRSLMTLRRRGGEVIVINPIVETGLVNFSVPSDVRSMLFGTKIASLYVQPHIGGDLALLTGISKQIVEMGAHDLPFLESSCNNWDELRDWLASVTWEEIIAKSGVPREEINEIAERYAKSKNAVFSWTMGITHHVHGVENVQAIGNLALLRGMVGKPNAGLMPIRGHSNVQGIGSVGVTPKLKDVLFDRLQSHFGVKLPTTEGRDTMACMNGADNGELKFGLCLGGNLYGSNPDSTYAQQAIEKLDMLVYMSTTLNTGHAFGLAKETLILPVLARDEEPQATTQESMFNFVRLSDGGPARHAGPKSEVEVIASIASGVADGRRAAGANGSNGAHSNGDAPPGQSPGLGDPTGLTAVNWQSMQDTGRIRDAIAAIVPGFEQIAEIDKNKQEFQVGGRTFHQASFPTYNGRANLHTHRLPEIQGQGERELRLMTIRSEGQFNTVVYEDYDLYRGVERRDVILIHPDDIRRLGVHQGMTVAVHGPAGTLRNVRLHPFEEIRPGNAAMYYPEANVLVSRHLDPSSKTPAFKCVIVRLEVEGLALA encoded by the coding sequence ATGAGAAAAGTCAAAACCGGCGGCGGTTGGCCAGCGCTTCTCTATACCTTCCGGAAGGGTCGCGAAGCGGGCGGCATCTGGCAGCTCTGGAAGGCGATGCGCACCAAGAACGCCTGTAAGACCTGTGCACTCGGCATGGGTGGGCAGCGCGGCGGCATGGTCAACGAGGCGGGCCACTTCCCGGAGGTCTGCAAAAAATCGCTCCAGGCGATGGTCGCCGACATGCAGGGGGCGATCACGCCCGACTTCTGGGCCAAGTACGGCCCCGACGAACTTCGCGGCCTTTCGCCGCGCGAACTGGAGAACTGCGGCCGGCTCACCCAGCCGGTGCTTTACACGCCCGCACTGAAACGCTTCCAGCCGATCTCCTGGGAAGATGCGTTCCACCGGATCGTCGGCAAGCTCCGCGAGTTGACGCCCGATGAAACCTTTTGGTACTTCAGCGGCCGCAGCAGCAACGAGGCGGGCTTCCTGCTGCAGATGTTCGCGCGGCTGTATGGGACGAACAACGTCAACAACTGCAGCTTCTATTGCCACCAGGCGAGCGGCGTCGGCCTCACCAGCGTCACCGGCAGCGGCACGGCGACCGTCACGCTCGACGACGTTGAGAAGTCGGACATGGTGTTCGTCATCGGCGGCAACCCGGCGAGCAACCATCCGCGGATCATGCGTTCGCTGATGACCTTGCGACGGCGCGGCGGCGAGGTCATCGTCATCAACCCGATCGTCGAGACGGGCCTCGTCAACTTCAGCGTGCCAAGCGACGTGCGGAGCATGCTGTTCGGCACGAAGATCGCCAGCCTCTACGTGCAGCCCCACATCGGCGGCGATCTCGCGCTGCTCACCGGCATCTCGAAGCAGATCGTCGAGATGGGAGCGCATGACCTGCCGTTCCTCGAGAGCTCCTGCAACAACTGGGACGAACTGCGCGACTGGCTGGCGAGCGTCACCTGGGAAGAGATCATCGCCAAGAGCGGCGTGCCGCGCGAGGAGATCAACGAGATCGCCGAGCGGTATGCGAAGTCTAAAAACGCCGTCTTCAGCTGGACGATGGGAATCACGCATCATGTTCATGGCGTCGAGAACGTCCAAGCGATCGGCAACCTCGCGCTGCTGAGGGGGATGGTCGGCAAGCCAAACGCGGGGTTGATGCCGATCCGCGGGCATTCGAACGTGCAGGGCATCGGTTCGGTCGGCGTCACGCCGAAGCTGAAGGATGTGCTGTTCGATCGGCTGCAGTCGCACTTCGGCGTCAAGTTGCCGACGACCGAGGGGCGCGACACGATGGCCTGCATGAACGGCGCCGACAACGGCGAGCTGAAGTTCGGCCTCTGCCTAGGCGGCAATCTGTACGGCTCGAATCCCGACTCGACCTACGCTCAGCAGGCGATTGAGAAGCTCGACATGCTCGTCTACATGAGCACGACGTTGAACACGGGACATGCGTTTGGCCTCGCGAAAGAGACGCTCATCTTGCCGGTGCTCGCGCGCGACGAAGAGCCGCAGGCGACGACGCAGGAGTCGATGTTTAATTTTGTGCGGTTGAGCGATGGCGGGCCCGCGCGGCATGCGGGGCCGAAGAGCGAAGTCGAAGTGATCGCGTCGATTGCTAGCGGCGTTGCGGATGGGCGGCGCGCGGCGGGGGCGAACGGCAGCAACGGCGCTCACTCCAATGGCGACGCGCCCCCCGGGCAGAGCCCGGGGCTAGGGGATCCGACAGGGCTGACGGCGGTGAACTGGCAGTCGATGCAGGATACTGGGCGGATTCGCGATGCGATTGCGGCGATCGTGCCGGGCTTTGAGCAGATTGCGGAGATCGATAAGAACAAACAAGAGTTCCAGGTCGGCGGGCGGACCTTTCATCAGGCGAGCTTCCCGACGTACAACGGCCGCGCGAACCTCCACACGCATCGTTTGCCGGAGATTCAAGGGCAGGGCGAGCGCGAACTGCGGCTGATGACCATCCGCAGCGAAGGCCAGTTCAACACGGTCGTTTACGAAGACTATGACCTGTACCGCGGCGTTGAACGTCGCGACGTGATTCTCATCCACCCCGACGATATCCGTCGGCTCGGCGTTCATCAGGGGATGACCGTCGCGGTGCATGGCCCTGCCGGCACGCTGCGCAACGTGCGGTTGCATCCGTTCGAAGAAATTCGACCGGGCAACGCGGCGATGTACTATCCCGAGGCGAACGTGCTGGTGAGCCGGCACCTCGATCCGTCGAGCAAGACGCCGGCGTTTAAGTGCGTGATTGTGCGGCTGGAAGTTGAAGGGTTGGCGCTGGCTTAG